The region CACCGTGGGTGGGGGTGCCGTCGAGAAAGCCGTCATCAAAGAGGCTTTGGAAGTCATGCGCAAGGGCAAGGCCAAAAAGCTGGAATACCGCCTCAACGCGGGCGGGGAGCTGGGCATGATATGCGGCGGCGACACAGAGGTGTTCATCGAGCCCATTACGGCGGCTCCCTCTCTGTTCGTCTTCGGAGGAGGCCACATCGCCGTGCCGCTGGTAAAAATGGCGGCCATCGCCGGTTTCAAAATCACCGTCATCGACGAACGTCCTGATTTCGCCAGCGTCGAGCGTTTCCCGGACGCCGCCGGGGTGCTTGTCCTGGACATCCCGTCAGCCTACGCGCGTCTAAATGTGGATAAGTGCAGTTATATCGTCATCGTGACGCACGGTCATAAGGGCGACGAGGCCGCACTCGAAGGCGCGCTCAAAACCCCGGCTAGATATATCGGTATGATAGGAAGCAAGGAAAAGAACAAGGCAGTCTTCTCTCACCTTCTGGCCAGGGGCTTCACCCAGGACAACCTCACCCGCGCCCACGCGCCCATCGGCATACGCATCAGGGCGCAGACGCCTGAAGAGATAGCCGTTAGCATACTGGCCGAGATGATAGCGGTAAAGCGCTCCGCCGATTAGACGCACAGTTCGCCTCTTCCGCTCAGGACAGCCAGGCCGCTAGGGTGAAAGCTGCCGGGTTCTATTTTGATGATGATAATGTTGGCAAAGCAAAATGTGCTAATATGATGTGAGCCATGCCCGCCTATGCGGCGCATCCCCGGAAAAGGTCTGACGAAACTAGGAGGTGATTCGTGGCAGAAACATGGCAAAACTCGTACGGAGAACTCCAAAAATTCATCGTGACCCACCCGACGATAGAAATCGACATGAGCTCCGTAGTCATAACAGGCGATATAAGGCCGGAGTTTTATAAGCTATTCGACACAGTACGGGCAAGCTTCATCAAGGAGCGCTTCGCCGCCGAACTTGAGAAAGCCTATGCCATGAGCGCGGCCTACGGGGCGACCAGCAAGGCTGTCAAGGAAGAGATGAGGCTGGAAGGCATCGAGATCAACGCCAACCTCAACTGGTTCCTGCTCGACCCCATCAACGGCCTGATGCGCGTGCTGTTCGACCCGCTGTTCGACCTGCTGAAGGGCAAAACGGACCTGGCGGGATTTACCGGGGTCGCCGACACTGCCGTGGCCGACTCTTTCGAGGCGCTGTTCCGCGAGGGCTACGAGAGATGGGGGGAACTGGCGCTCCTGCAACTGCTAGCCCCCGACAAGCTCTGGCTGGGGAAAGCACACGACTATTACACCGACCCGAGCATGGAGGGCGATATCGCCGAGGGCAACCGCGATGAGTCCGTGCCCGATCTTGTGGAATCCAGGAAGCTGGTCTTCGATAACCTGGTGCGCGCCTCGTTCGTGGTGCCGGGGGCGCTCGTCCACTCGGTCAGGCTGGACTACTATGTGAGCCTGCGGCCGAACTGGTACCTGCCGCGCTGGAAGGCGCGCACGTTGAGCGAGCGGCTGGAATGGATAGAACTTAAGACGCTCTACAAAGACTTTGGCGCGGACAATTTGTGGCCGGATATGCTGATACACGTGGCCGGCGAGCGCCCGGAGGAGCTCAAACTGGTGGCCGATTATTATCACCTCGCCCGCCCTGAAATCATCATCGAGTTCATGGAAGAGGACGGCTGGTGGGACGCCAAAGGCGTCGCTGACATCATGCGGCACAATACGGCGCTCAACCCCAGGCTGGGGAGCTATGTCATCTCGCGGGTGGAGGTGCCGCCGGAGGCTTTCAAACCGCCTGAAGCCGCACCAGGACCGGTTTCTGCGATATCCGCTCCAGATGTCGCCGCGACCTCCGAAACGCCTGTGACTACGACGGATGCCAATCCTCTACCCATGTCGCTCCCGATGAGTCTGGCGGAACTGCCTGCCAATGTCCACGTGCTGAGCGTGGGTTACGACATGAGTAAGCTGGAGCCGGTGGTGGAAGCCCTCGCTAAAGCCACGGCAATGATAAAAGAGGCCAGGGCGAAGGAACTGCAAGCAGAGCAAAACCCGGGCGGATAAATTATCGACTGGTGATAAATCGAGTAACAGGCAGGGGCGAATGGCCATTCGCCCCTACGATTTTGTTCTTGTCACCGCGATTGTCATGAAACCCGTTCGTACAGAATGGGCACGGCGCGCCGTGCCCCTACCAAAGGGAAAATCCCTCTTTCATCTCCCTTTACCAAAGGGAGAGAATCCTAATACCCCACACCCTCTCTGTACAGTCTGGGCGTGACCATTCTTCCGTCACGGGCGTAGCTTTGCGAGTTGCCGATTATCAGCAGTGTATCAACCGGCAATGCTAAAACGTTCACCTCTCCCAGCGTGGTTATCTGGACTTGCTCGTCTGGGGTGGCTGCTTTACTCAGCACGCCCACCAGAGTTTGCGCAGTGCGATACTCAGCTATGATTTTCAGCGCCTCCTGCAGGCGCGATGGGCCGAGCTTGCCGAAGGGGTTATAGATGACGATGACGAAATCGGCGGAAGCGGCGGCCTCCAGCCTCTTTCTGATAACTGGCCAGGGGGTACCCTGGTCGGTGAGGGTGATGGCGGCGGAGTCGTTGCCCAGGGGTGCTCCCAGCCGCGCCGCGGCGTAACCCGCCAGACCCACGCCGGGGACGACTTTTACGTCCAGAGTGATGTTATTGTCCTTGAGGTATTCCAGGAAGGTGGCGGCGATGGCATAGACGCCGGGGTCGCCGCTGGAAATGATAGCCACGTCCTGCCCGGCCTGCGCCTTCTCCACTGCCAGGCGCGAACGCCCGAGGGGGCTCTGGCGCTCGGCTATAACCTCTTTGCCGCGCGTCAGAGCCTCGACGAGTAAAAGGCACTCCGGCTGGCCGATGACAACGGATACCTTCCCGATGGCCTTCAGCGCCTCGGGAGTAACGAGCTCCGCCTGTCCCGGGCCGATGCCTACCAGATAAACAGTCGCACTCATG is a window of Dehalococcoidia bacterium DNA encoding:
- a CDS encoding xanthine dehydrogenase, translated to MQNDIYAELVRLSAAGEEAALATVISASGSTPREEGAKMLVRANGSIMGTVGGGAVEKAVIKEALEVMRKGKAKKLEYRLNAGGELGMICGGDTEVFIEPITAAPSLFVFGGGHIAVPLVKMAAIAGFKITVIDERPDFASVERFPDAAGVLVLDIPSAYARLNVDKCSYIVIVTHGHKGDEAALEGALKTPARYIGMIGSKEKNKAVFSHLLARGFTQDNLTRAHAPIGIRIRAQTPEEIAVSILAEMIAVKRSAD
- the cobJ gene encoding precorrin-3B C(17)-methyltransferase, with the translated sequence MSATVYLVGIGPGQAELVTPEALKAIGKVSVVIGQPECLLLVEALTRGKEVIAERQSPLGRSRLAVEKAQAGQDVAIISSGDPGVYAIAATFLEYLKDNNITLDVKVVPGVGLAGYAAARLGAPLGNDSAAITLTDQGTPWPVIRKRLEAAASADFVIVIYNPFGKLGPSRLQEALKIIAEYRTAQTLVGVLSKAATPDEQVQITTLGEVNVLALPVDTLLIIGNSQSYARDGRMVTPRLYREGVGY